In Candidatus Chlorohelix allophototropha, one DNA window encodes the following:
- a CDS encoding SDR family NAD(P)-dependent oxidoreductase produces MSKFKPVDTNSVFAVSGGGRGITAECVVQIAHHFRCKFILLGRTSLSGEEPEWARGCFEEAELKKKFAAHLTAQGEKPTPVKVQKGLDALQARREISKTVRRVEEEGGQAVYLSVDITDSQTLKQALDKAQKITGAVTGIIHGAGNLADKLIENKTLADFENVFTTKVRGLINLLECLPPNKLSELVLFSSVAGFFGNAGQADYSMANEVLNKTALLVQKQQPECRVISLNWGPWDGGMVTPALREFYARRGIHVIPVEDGTQRLVDALETDTPGSTLVVVGPPLPEPERALPTAPQTFQLRRRLDPKANPFLVDHRIGGNPVLPAICVIDWVANACEQLFPGYTMYTSINNRVFKGLVFETDEVNDYTLELKEIEREGNDKLVFEATIWSVNEKGKRLYHYGARCDLRRKLPQPPIVEGIKIPQTSVLNGVDLYRDGTLFHGPAFQGVRRVLSVERESMLVECYLPAVSEKTQGQFPVQNFNPYAVDVQLQCMLIWARHFYQAGSLPLSIQHVEQYRTIPFDKVYYAAMQVQTSSEMGLIANVTAFDEHGVVYTRINGAEVTISQRLNSLFVPAELAGTTGATN; encoded by the coding sequence ATGAGTAAATTCAAGCCTGTTGATACGAACTCAGTATTTGCGGTAAGCGGGGGTGGGCGCGGCATAACTGCCGAATGCGTGGTACAAATAGCGCACCATTTCCGCTGCAAATTCATACTTTTAGGGCGTACCTCGCTCTCCGGTGAAGAACCAGAATGGGCGAGGGGCTGCTTTGAAGAAGCTGAACTTAAAAAGAAGTTTGCGGCACACCTGACGGCGCAAGGCGAAAAACCTACTCCGGTAAAGGTTCAGAAAGGGCTTGACGCTTTACAAGCCCGCCGTGAAATTTCAAAAACGGTACGACGGGTTGAAGAAGAAGGTGGGCAAGCGGTATATTTGAGCGTTGATATAACCGACTCCCAAACTTTAAAACAAGCCTTGGATAAAGCCCAGAAAATAACCGGAGCAGTCACGGGCATAATTCACGGAGCGGGTAATCTTGCCGATAAATTAATCGAAAACAAGACATTGGCTGATTTTGAAAACGTCTTTACCACCAAAGTGCGTGGGTTGATAAATTTACTGGAGTGCTTACCGCCCAACAAACTCTCAGAACTGGTGCTTTTTTCATCGGTGGCGGGATTTTTCGGTAATGCCGGGCAAGCGGATTATTCAATGGCAAACGAAGTATTGAATAAAACCGCGCTGCTGGTACAAAAGCAACAACCTGAGTGCCGAGTAATCTCACTGAACTGGGGACCTTGGGATGGTGGCATGGTAACTCCGGCATTGCGCGAGTTTTACGCTCGCCGAGGGATTCATGTTATTCCGGTGGAAGACGGTACGCAACGGCTGGTGGATGCGCTGGAGACTGATACGCCCGGTAGCACACTGGTGGTAGTTGGACCACCTTTGCCTGAACCAGAAAGAGCTTTGCCAACTGCCCCCCAGACGTTCCAATTGCGGAGACGGCTTGACCCTAAAGCTAATCCCTTCTTAGTTGACCACCGAATAGGCGGCAACCCGGTATTACCTGCCATCTGCGTTATCGATTGGGTGGCAAACGCCTGCGAGCAACTTTTCCCCGGCTACACCATGTATACGTCTATCAATAATCGGGTTTTCAAGGGTTTAGTATTCGAGACAGACGAAGTAAATGATTATACGCTGGAACTGAAGGAAATTGAGCGCGAGGGTAACGACAAGCTGGTATTCGAAGCTACCATCTGGAGCGTGAATGAAAAGGGTAAACGCCTGTACCATTATGGGGCGCGTTGCGATTTGCGCCGCAAGTTGCCGCAACCGCCGATTGTTGAAGGCATAAAGATACCGCAAACTTCGGTGCTGAATGGCGTTGACCTCTATCGGGATGGAACATTGTTTCACGGACCAGCCTTTCAAGGGGTTAGGCGCGTTCTCAGCGTGGAACGCGAATCAATGCTGGTAGAATGCTATTTGCCAGCCGTTTCCGAAAAAACGCAGGGACAATTCCCGGTACAAAACTTCAATCCCTATGCTGTAGATGTCCAATTGCAATGCATGCTAATCTGGGCGCGGCATTTCTACCAAGCAGGAAGTTTGCCGCTGTCAATCCAGCATGTGGAACAGTACCGCACAATACCCTTTGACAAAGTTTATTACGCCGCTATGCAAGTTCAGACCAGCAGTGAAATGGGCTTGATTGCCAATGTTACGGCTTTTGACGAGCATGGTGTAGTTTACACTCGCATAAACGGAGCGGAAGTAACCATTAGCCAGCGCCTGAACAGCTTGTTCGTGCCGGCAGAGTTAGCAGGGACGACTGGTGCAACCAACTAA